A window from Oceanithermus desulfurans encodes these proteins:
- a CDS encoding cobalamin B12-binding domain-containing protein has product MGAMERRIRVLIAKPGLDGHDRGAKVVARALRDAGMEVIYTGLRQTPEMIVSAALQEDVDAIGLSVLSGAHMHYFREVKRLLDEQGAGDVLLFGGGIIPDEDVPKLREIGVAEVFGPGTPTGEIVEFIRKATEARWAAQ; this is encoded by the coding sequence ATGGGGGCAATGGAACGTCGAATCCGCGTACTCATCGCCAAACCCGGCCTGGACGGGCACGACCGCGGCGCCAAGGTGGTGGCCCGGGCGCTGCGCGACGCCGGGATGGAGGTCATCTACACCGGCCTGCGCCAGACCCCCGAGATGATCGTCAGCGCCGCGCTCCAGGAGGACGTCGACGCCATCGGCCTCTCGGTGCTCTCGGGCGCGCACATGCACTACTTCCGCGAGGTCAAGCGGCTGCTCGACGAGCAGGGCGCGGGAGACGTTCTCCTCTTCGGCGGCGGCATCATCCCCGACGAGGACGTGCCCAAGCTGCGCGAGATCGGGGTGGCCGAGGTCTTCGGTCCCGGCACCCCCACCGGTGAGATCGTCGAGTTCATCCGCAAGGCCACCGAGGCCCGCTGGGCCGCCCAGTAA
- a CDS encoding carbohydrate ABC transporter permease, which yields MRRKPFPWHITVFLAPAVVVYTVFMIYPMLASLKFSLYQTAEGGRQVFVGLGNYVRLLTDPIWNEPFWNAFWNNVVFFVIHMTLQNPIGLFLAVLLAANIRGAWIYRTIIFTPTILSVVLIGFAWKLILSPTWGIWFPLLDRLGLGDNEVAIALLGNESSALITLSLISVWQNIGIPMMLFLAALIRIPHELIEAAQVDGAGSWRIFWRIQFPLIVPTVGIVAILTFIGNFNAFDLIYATQGALAGPDFSTDIMGTFFFRTFFGFQLRPGDPNMGATVAGMMLLIILVGVLLYLYGWQRRMEEVQF from the coding sequence ATGAGGCGAAAACCTTTTCCCTGGCACATCACCGTCTTTCTCGCCCCGGCGGTCGTCGTCTACACCGTCTTCATGATCTACCCCATGTTGGCGTCGTTGAAGTTTTCGCTCTACCAAACCGCAGAAGGGGGTCGGCAGGTCTTCGTGGGCCTGGGCAACTACGTCCGTCTGCTCACCGACCCCATTTGGAACGAACCCTTTTGGAACGCGTTTTGGAACAACGTCGTCTTTTTCGTCATCCACATGACGCTGCAGAACCCGATCGGCCTCTTCCTGGCGGTGCTGCTGGCCGCGAACATCCGCGGAGCCTGGATCTACCGCACCATCATCTTCACCCCCACGATCCTCTCGGTGGTGCTGATCGGCTTCGCCTGGAAGCTGATCCTCAGCCCCACCTGGGGCATCTGGTTCCCGCTCCTCGACCGGCTGGGGCTCGGGGACAACGAGGTGGCCATCGCCCTGTTGGGCAACGAGTCCTCGGCGCTGATCACCCTCTCGCTCATCTCGGTCTGGCAGAACATCGGCATCCCCATGATGCTCTTCCTGGCCGCGCTCATCCGCATCCCCCACGAGCTCATCGAGGCCGCCCAGGTGGACGGCGCGGGCAGCTGGCGCATCTTCTGGCGCATCCAGTTTCCCCTGATCGTGCCCACCGTGGGCATCGTCGCCATCCTCACCTTCATCGGCAACTTCAACGCCTTCGACCTCATCTACGCCACCCAGGGGGCGCTGGCTGGGCCCGACTTTTCCACCGACATCATGGGCACCTTCTTCTTCCGCACCTTCTTCGGCTTCCAGCTGCGGCCGGGCGACCCCAACATGGGCGCGACGGTGGCGGGGATGATGCTGCTCATCATCCTGGTCGGCGTACTCCTCTACCTCTACGGCTGGCAGCGGCGCATGGAGGAGGTGCAGTTCTGA
- a CDS encoding ABC transporter substrate-binding protein has translation MLKRLTQVFALAALLAATFFGGAFAQKLVIESWRTDDLKLWKDVIIPAFNKHYPDIEVVFAPTAPAEYNAVLDSKLQAGTAGDLITCRPFGKSLELFNKGHLAPLGDLPGMENFTDFAKVAWTTDDGATTYCVPMASVIHGFLYNKDLFAKYGFQPPKTYEEFMDLLAQMKKKAPALAPLVMGTKDQWEAATMGWHNIAPNYYGGEAGRRAFLAGKEGFHTDGFLEAYKALAQWAPYLPRGYKAVSYSDAQQLFTQGRGFIYPAGSWDIGVFRQMNPKLNMGAFKAPPPAGASKSYISDHQDIALGLNPASKNPEAAKKFLSWLTTREFAELYGNALPGFFPLHNYDITITDPVANEFLSWRQTSEGTFRMTYYKLSDQKPDAETDLWTASVNILNGKMQPEEAAKWMECRLASWYGPHKHFASELNCK, from the coding sequence ATGTTGAAGCGATTGACCCAGGTATTCGCGCTGGCCGCGCTGCTCGCGGCGACCTTCTTCGGGGGCGCCTTCGCCCAGAAGCTGGTCATCGAGAGCTGGCGCACCGATGATCTCAAGCTCTGGAAGGACGTCATCATTCCCGCTTTCAACAAGCATTATCCCGACATCGAGGTCGTCTTCGCGCCCACCGCACCGGCGGAGTACAACGCCGTCCTCGACAGCAAGCTGCAGGCGGGCACCGCGGGCGACCTGATCACCTGCCGGCCCTTCGGCAAGTCGCTCGAGCTCTTCAACAAGGGCCACCTGGCGCCGCTAGGCGACCTGCCGGGCATGGAGAACTTTACCGACTTCGCCAAGGTGGCCTGGACCACCGACGACGGCGCGACCACCTACTGCGTCCCCATGGCCTCGGTGATCCACGGCTTCCTCTACAACAAGGACCTCTTCGCCAAGTACGGCTTCCAGCCGCCCAAGACCTACGAGGAGTTCATGGACCTGCTGGCCCAGATGAAGAAGAAGGCCCCGGCGCTGGCGCCGCTGGTGATGGGTACCAAGGACCAGTGGGAGGCCGCCACCATGGGCTGGCACAACATCGCACCCAACTACTACGGGGGCGAGGCGGGCCGCCGCGCCTTCCTGGCCGGTAAGGAGGGCTTCCACACCGACGGCTTCCTCGAGGCCTACAAGGCGCTGGCCCAGTGGGCGCCCTACCTGCCGCGGGGCTACAAGGCCGTCAGCTACTCCGACGCCCAGCAGCTCTTCACCCAGGGCCGCGGCTTCATCTACCCCGCGGGCTCGTGGGACATCGGCGTCTTCCGCCAGATGAACCCCAAGCTCAACATGGGCGCGTTCAAGGCTCCCCCGCCCGCCGGCGCGAGCAAGAGCTACATCAGCGACCACCAGGACATCGCCCTGGGGCTCAACCCGGCCAGCAAGAACCCGGAGGCGGCGAAAAAGTTCCTTTCCTGGCTGACCACCCGCGAGTTTGCCGAGCTCTACGGCAACGCCCTCCCGGGCTTCTTCCCGCTGCACAACTACGACATCACCATTACCGATCCGGTGGCCAACGAGTTCCTCTCCTGGCGTCAGACCAGCGAGGGCACCTTCCGCATGACCTACTACAAGCTCTCCGACCAGAAGCCCGACGCCGAAACCGACCTGTGGACGGCCTCGGTCAACATCCTCAACGGCAAGATGCAGCCGGAGGAGGCCGCGAAGTGGATGGAGTGCCGCCTGGCCTCCTGGTACGGCCCGCACAAGCACTTCGCAAGCGAACTCAACTGCAAGTAG
- the uvrC gene encoding excinuclease ABC subunit UvrC, whose translation MKASDLPRLPTGPGVYLWKRGGRVIYVGKAKNLRARVNHYAHGEDKAGRIFAEADALEFIVTRDEAEALLLEANLIKAHRPEFNVLMKDDKHYPFLKLTNEAFPMLVVTRRVEDDGARYWGPFPDAGAVRRIKRLVDRVFPLRKNSGVPMKKRRRPCLNHAMGRCLAPCVGRADPEEYARVVRRVEQLLDGRVDDLLEELTARMEEAARAQHFELAAELRDQIRALERFFASGQQAYAVELGDLDALGLARSGAYAMVQLFQIRGGRMLGRTSRFVENAGEASDAEVLEAFLRDYYLVASPLPPLVLLPLQTEGQEVFARALAERAGRRVELRVPKRGAKVRLVQFASENARAGLEVELARLEKRGDHPALASLQRALGLARRPWRIEGYDVSNLFGTAVVAAVAVFEGGRPRKGQYRRMRIRGLAGKPDDYKAMEEAVYRRFTGSLQAKMESPDLLLIDGGLGQVRAAQKALERAGVSLPLVGLAKREEVLVLPSGERVMLPLDDPGLRLLIHLRDETHRFGLAYNRQLRGKKTLKSVFDDIPGIGPARKKVLLERFSTLEELRATPPERLAELPGMNRRAAEAVLRHLNEAAARS comes from the coding sequence GTGAAGGCGAGCGACCTCCCCCGCCTGCCGACCGGGCCCGGCGTCTACCTGTGGAAGCGGGGCGGGCGGGTGATCTACGTCGGCAAGGCCAAGAACCTGCGCGCGCGGGTGAACCACTACGCCCACGGCGAGGACAAGGCCGGGCGCATCTTCGCCGAAGCCGACGCGCTCGAGTTCATCGTCACCCGCGACGAGGCCGAGGCGCTCCTGCTCGAGGCCAACCTGATCAAGGCCCACCGGCCCGAGTTCAACGTCCTGATGAAGGACGACAAGCACTACCCCTTCCTCAAACTGACGAACGAGGCCTTCCCCATGCTGGTCGTCACCCGCCGGGTCGAGGACGACGGCGCCCGCTACTGGGGCCCCTTCCCCGACGCCGGGGCGGTGCGGCGCATCAAGCGGCTGGTGGACCGCGTCTTCCCGCTGCGCAAGAACTCGGGCGTGCCCATGAAGAAGCGGCGGCGCCCCTGCCTGAACCACGCCATGGGCCGCTGCCTCGCCCCCTGCGTGGGCCGCGCCGACCCCGAGGAGTACGCCCGGGTGGTGCGGCGGGTGGAGCAGCTGCTCGACGGCCGGGTGGACGACCTGCTCGAAGAGCTGACGGCGCGCATGGAGGAGGCGGCGCGGGCGCAGCACTTCGAGCTGGCCGCCGAACTGCGCGACCAGATCCGGGCGCTCGAGCGCTTCTTCGCCTCCGGCCAGCAGGCCTACGCGGTGGAGCTGGGCGACCTGGACGCGCTGGGGCTGGCCCGCAGCGGCGCCTACGCCATGGTGCAGCTCTTCCAGATCCGCGGCGGCCGCATGCTGGGGCGCACCAGCCGTTTCGTCGAGAACGCCGGCGAGGCCAGCGACGCCGAGGTGCTCGAGGCCTTCCTGCGCGACTACTACCTGGTGGCCTCGCCGCTGCCGCCCCTGGTGCTGCTGCCGCTTCAGACCGAGGGGCAGGAGGTCTTCGCCCGGGCGCTGGCGGAGCGCGCCGGGCGCCGGGTGGAGCTCAGGGTGCCCAAACGCGGCGCCAAGGTGCGGCTGGTGCAGTTCGCCAGCGAGAACGCCCGCGCCGGGCTCGAGGTGGAGCTGGCGCGGCTGGAGAAGCGCGGCGACCACCCGGCGCTGGCCAGCCTGCAGCGGGCCCTGGGGCTCGCGCGCCGGCCCTGGCGCATCGAGGGCTACGACGTCTCCAACCTCTTCGGAACCGCGGTGGTGGCGGCCGTGGCCGTCTTCGAAGGGGGCCGGCCCCGGAAGGGCCAGTACCGGCGGATGCGCATCCGCGGCCTGGCGGGCAAACCGGACGACTACAAGGCCATGGAGGAGGCCGTCTACCGCCGCTTTACCGGCAGCCTCCAGGCCAAGATGGAGAGCCCCGACCTGCTGCTCATCGACGGCGGCCTGGGCCAGGTGCGCGCGGCACAGAAGGCGCTCGAGCGCGCAGGGGTGAGCCTGCCGCTGGTGGGGCTGGCCAAGCGCGAGGAGGTGCTGGTGCTCCCGAGCGGCGAGCGGGTGATGCTGCCGCTCGACGACCCGGGGCTGCGGCTGCTCATCCACCTGCGCGACGAGACCCACCGCTTCGGCCTCGCCTACAACCGTCAGCTGCGGGGAAAGAAGACCCTGAAGAGCGTCTTCGACGACATCCCCGGCATCGGTCCGGCGCGCAAGAAGGTGCTGCTCGAACGCTTCTCCACCCTCGAAGAGCTGCGGGCCACCCCGCCGGAACGGCTGGCCGAGCTTCCGGGCATGAACCGCCGCGCCGCCGAAGCGGTGCTGCGCCACCTGAACGAGGCCGCCGCGCGCTCCTAG
- the mads3 gene encoding methylation-associated defense system AAA family ATPase MAD3, translating into MEKTMILNVKPIVRQVEFNNFKIFKYASVPLSNFHVLIGPNASGKSTFLDSFSIVNTLVSGGVGAVTDQYAEGGLHFLFHKLQGSAFELAFEFIIPKNISDMLGKARKKKWKKPPTIARYEVSIGYNADQEASILSEYLLLGVEGEVDEPKVRQPTLFPKPVPSPDTILIGNKPPKQRTGWYRVFKRAPDNNDVVYFFSEVTGWNIQYKVGAARSALAALPLDPDKFPTAISIQDFFLNSVQHIALISNLMSRPVRPGSPRTFIPDGSNLPRIVELLREEYPKEFDWWLKHVQTILPDVTNIDYKIRQDDRFSYIEVTYSNNLSLPSWSLSDGTLRILALTLLAFMPFKGFYTLEEPENGVHPKALGGIFEALKNVYGSQIIIATHSPILLRLADLEDMIIFGKTSDGVGDIVRGQQHPTLLNWRKSVGIDTLFASGVLG; encoded by the coding sequence ATGGAGAAAACGATGATCCTAAATGTTAAGCCTATTGTGCGACAAGTTGAATTTAATAATTTTAAAATATTTAAGTATGCATCTGTACCCTTAAGTAACTTTCATGTCTTGATCGGCCCCAACGCAAGCGGCAAGAGCACCTTTCTTGATTCCTTTTCCATTGTTAATACGTTAGTGAGTGGCGGTGTTGGTGCTGTTACTGATCAGTATGCAGAAGGAGGTTTGCACTTTCTATTTCATAAATTGCAAGGTAGCGCTTTTGAACTTGCTTTTGAGTTTATTATTCCCAAGAACATATCTGATATGCTTGGCAAGGCAAGAAAGAAAAAGTGGAAGAAGCCGCCTACCATTGCTAGATACGAAGTTTCCATTGGGTATAACGCCGATCAAGAGGCGTCAATTTTGTCCGAATACTTACTACTGGGTGTTGAAGGAGAAGTTGATGAGCCCAAGGTTCGACAGCCCACACTTTTCCCTAAGCCCGTCCCCAGTCCCGATACTATCCTTATCGGTAACAAGCCACCTAAGCAGCGTACTGGCTGGTACAGAGTTTTCAAACGCGCTCCTGATAATAATGATGTTGTGTATTTTTTCTCAGAGGTAACCGGATGGAATATTCAATACAAGGTAGGTGCTGCCCGCTCCGCGCTAGCGGCTCTACCACTAGACCCTGACAAGTTTCCGACCGCCATATCTATACAAGATTTTTTTCTAAACAGCGTGCAGCACATTGCTTTAATCAGTAATTTAATGTCACGACCTGTTCGCCCTGGGTCACCACGAACTTTCATTCCAGATGGATCAAACTTGCCGCGTATCGTAGAATTGCTCAGAGAAGAATATCCAAAAGAATTTGACTGGTGGCTTAAGCACGTACAAACAATATTGCCTGATGTAACAAATATTGATTATAAAATACGTCAGGACGACCGTTTCTCCTACATTGAAGTTACTTACTCTAACAATTTATCTTTACCATCATGGTCACTTTCTGACGGTACATTAAGGATACTTGCGCTAACATTACTAGCTTTTATGCCTTTTAAGGGGTTCTACACCCTAGAAGAGCCAGAAAACGGGGTGCATCCGAAAGCCCTTGGGGGGATTTTTGAGGCTCTTAAGAATGTATACGGTAGCCAAATTATAATAGCTACACATTCTCCAATATTATTACGTCTTGCTGATCTAGAAGATATGATTATCTTTGGAAAAACTTCAGACGGCGTGGGCGACATCGTGCGTGGACAACAACACCCCACACTACTAAACTGGAGGAAGTCCGTTGGTATCGACACCCTCTTTGCATCGGGTGTTTTGGGGTAG
- a CDS encoding carbohydrate ABC transporter permease, whose amino-acid sequence MTGVRYRWLRFFKLGGIHATLLAYSALVLFPILLVFMNSFKDQMAIFGEPLKPPTPATFSVDGYKTLFEIANFQHYFLNSLIVTVASLLLIVFLGAMAGWALAEYRFRLNTFMAIYLALGIMVPIRLGTVGILRLMADWNLVNTLAALIFVYTAMGLPLSIFILSRFFAQLPPDFKDAARIDGASEYRIFTLVLPLVRPALGTVAAISMIPVWNDLWFPLILAPSEETKTIVLGAQVFLGQFLNDWQAVLAALSLAMIPAVLLYMLFSKQLIRGLTAGAVK is encoded by the coding sequence ATGACCGGCGTCCGTTACCGCTGGCTTCGCTTCTTCAAGCTGGGCGGCATCCACGCGACCCTGCTCGCCTACAGCGCGCTCGTGCTCTTCCCGATCCTGCTCGTCTTCATGAACTCCTTCAAGGACCAGATGGCCATCTTCGGCGAGCCGCTCAAGCCGCCCACCCCCGCGACCTTCTCGGTCGACGGATACAAGACGCTGTTTGAGATCGCCAACTTCCAGCACTACTTCCTCAACAGCCTGATCGTCACCGTGGCCTCGCTTCTGCTCATCGTCTTCCTGGGGGCGATGGCGGGCTGGGCGCTGGCGGAGTACCGCTTCCGGCTCAACACCTTCATGGCCATCTACCTGGCGCTGGGCATCATGGTGCCGATCCGCCTGGGCACGGTGGGCATCCTGCGCCTGATGGCCGACTGGAACCTGGTCAACACCCTGGCGGCGCTGATCTTCGTCTACACTGCGATGGGGTTGCCGCTCTCGATCTTCATCCTCAGCCGCTTCTTCGCCCAGCTGCCGCCCGACTTCAAGGACGCCGCCCGCATCGACGGCGCCAGCGAGTACCGCATCTTCACGCTGGTGCTGCCGCTGGTGCGCCCGGCGCTGGGCACGGTGGCCGCGATCAGCATGATCCCCGTTTGGAACGATCTCTGGTTCCCGCTCATCCTGGCGCCCTCGGAGGAGACGAAGACGATCGTGCTGGGAGCGCAGGTCTTCCTGGGCCAGTTCCTTAACGACTGGCAGGCGGTGCTGGCGGCGCTGAGCCTGGCGATGATACCGGCGGTGCTCCTGTACATGCTCTTTTCCAAGCAGCTCATCCGCGGGCTGACCGCGGGGGCTGTGAAGTAA
- a CDS encoding NADH-quinone oxidoreductase subunit 15 translates to MSHAIYDAWVQLMGWLEEYAAEHDLVFDREADFPEFIYRMHKPWELPTRVMTVSLSRANDEPFFVASVSQPSDEQKHIGLRSPGAHLHWHAHEHGGGLELSGGVKLDKTKLFALLDQARRDWMTAV, encoded by the coding sequence ATGAGCCACGCGATCTACGACGCCTGGGTCCAGCTGATGGGCTGGCTCGAAGAGTACGCGGCGGAGCACGACCTCGTCTTCGACCGCGAGGCCGACTTCCCCGAGTTCATCTACCGCATGCACAAGCCCTGGGAGCTGCCCACGCGGGTGATGACCGTCTCGCTCTCGCGCGCGAACGACGAGCCCTTCTTCGTCGCTTCGGTTTCCCAGCCTTCCGACGAGCAAAAGCACATCGGCCTGCGTTCGCCGGGGGCCCACCTGCACTGGCACGCCCACGAGCACGGGGGCGGGCTCGAGCTCTCCGGCGGCGTCAAGCTCGACAAGACGAAGCTCTTCGCGCTGCTGGATCAGGCGCGGCGCGACTGGATGACCGCGGTCTGA
- the mads4 gene encoding methylation-associated defense system protein MAD4 yields MVADSTTEHVVKAVLQRHHSLGISSPFHDKSTVIVHSERDPGVYRRGHELLSASPKARYTLVILDSDWDGAPSADTIRSYIMQNLSTVGISEDVSDVIVIEPELEKWIWVIDNPNFLRIINWDGTSSDLRNWLLDNHFELDAHNKPSRPKEALEAVLYYTGRPFSSAIHKEIAEVVSLHNCVEPTFLMFKNRLNEWFGL; encoded by the coding sequence TTGGTCGCTGATAGCACAACTGAACATGTTGTTAAGGCTGTCTTGCAGCGCCATCATTCTCTCGGAATATCCTCGCCATTTCACGACAAGAGTACAGTAATCGTACATAGCGAAAGAGACCCAGGTGTTTATCGCAGAGGCCACGAGCTGTTGTCCGCTTCGCCCAAGGCTAGGTACACTCTTGTTATTCTAGACAGCGACTGGGATGGTGCTCCAAGCGCAGACACCATTCGCTCGTACATCATGCAAAACCTTAGCACAGTAGGTATTAGCGAGGATGTAAGTGATGTTATAGTCATTGAACCTGAGCTAGAAAAATGGATTTGGGTTATTGACAATCCTAATTTCTTAAGAATTATTAATTGGGACGGCACGTCCTCAGACCTGAGGAATTGGTTGCTGGATAATCATTTCGAGTTAGATGCTCATAACAAGCCGTCTCGCCCCAAGGAAGCCCTTGAGGCTGTCCTTTACTACACAGGGAGACCATTTTCATCGGCCATTCACAAAGAAATTGCTGAGGTGGTAAGCTTGCATAATTGCGTAGAACCAACATTCTTAATGTTCAAGAACAGGCTCAACGAGTGGTTTGGTTTATGA
- the gltX gene encoding glutamate--tRNA ligase, translated as MVKTRIAPSPTGYPHVGTAYIGIFSYVWARKNGGKFIVRIEDTDQNRYVEGAEEGILRALKWLGLDYDEGPDVGGPNGPYRQSERLELYRRYAQELLDRGLAYRAFETPEELAAIREELQKQGLGYGYDGRARKIPREEAEARAAAGEPYVIRLKTPETGVTVVHDVLRGNIEFDNREIPDVVLLKSDGFPTYHLAVVVDDHLMEVSDVVRGEDWLVSTPIQKLLYQAFGWDEPKWYHLPLLRAPGGAKLSKRTGHTSIDYYREAGYLPEALVNYLSTMGFSMPDGREIFSMEEMIEAFSWDRVSLGGPVFDEEKLRWMNGKYIREVLSLEEVCQRLKPFLEKAGLGWESDAYLCRVAEAMRPRFETLAEFVEKARYFFTEDYTFEPKAEKELRKGVQILRELREILAGLPDFDPQRTEEALTGYAEAKELKLRKVMQPLRAAITGSLATPGMYELLEILGKERVLARLRRVICTMDGENDDPKC; from the coding sequence ATGGTCAAGACCCGCATCGCCCCCAGCCCCACCGGTTACCCGCACGTCGGAACCGCCTACATCGGCATCTTCAGCTACGTCTGGGCCCGTAAGAACGGCGGGAAGTTCATCGTGCGCATCGAAGACACCGACCAAAACCGCTACGTCGAGGGGGCCGAGGAGGGCATTCTGCGCGCCCTGAAGTGGCTGGGTCTCGACTACGACGAAGGGCCCGACGTGGGCGGCCCCAACGGCCCCTACCGCCAGTCGGAGCGGCTCGAGCTCTACCGCCGCTACGCCCAGGAGCTTCTGGACAGGGGGCTGGCCTACCGCGCCTTCGAGACCCCCGAGGAGCTGGCCGCCATCCGCGAGGAGCTGCAGAAGCAGGGCCTGGGCTACGGTTACGACGGCCGCGCCCGCAAGATTCCGCGCGAGGAGGCCGAGGCCCGCGCCGCCGCCGGCGAGCCCTACGTAATCCGGCTCAAGACGCCGGAGACCGGCGTGACCGTGGTCCACGACGTGCTGCGGGGAAACATCGAGTTCGACAACCGCGAGATCCCCGACGTGGTCCTGCTCAAGTCCGACGGCTTTCCCACCTACCACCTGGCCGTGGTGGTGGACGACCACCTGATGGAGGTCAGCGACGTCGTCCGCGGCGAGGACTGGCTGGTGAGCACGCCGATCCAGAAGCTGCTCTACCAGGCCTTCGGCTGGGACGAGCCCAAGTGGTACCACCTGCCGCTGTTGCGCGCGCCCGGCGGGGCCAAGCTGTCGAAGCGCACCGGCCACACCAGCATCGACTACTACCGCGAGGCCGGCTACCTGCCCGAGGCGCTCGTCAACTACCTCTCGACGATGGGCTTCTCCATGCCCGACGGCCGCGAGATCTTTTCCATGGAGGAGATGATCGAGGCCTTCAGCTGGGACCGGGTGAGCCTGGGCGGTCCCGTCTTCGACGAGGAAAAGCTGCGCTGGATGAACGGCAAGTACATCCGCGAGGTGCTGAGCCTCGAGGAGGTCTGCCAGCGCCTGAAGCCTTTTCTGGAGAAGGCCGGGCTCGGCTGGGAGAGCGACGCCTACCTGTGCCGGGTGGCCGAGGCCATGCGCCCCCGCTTCGAGACGCTGGCCGAGTTCGTGGAGAAGGCGCGCTACTTCTTCACCGAGGATTACACCTTTGAGCCCAAGGCCGAAAAGGAGCTCAGGAAAGGGGTCCAGATCCTGCGCGAGCTGCGGGAGATTCTGGCCGGGCTGCCCGACTTCGACCCCCAGCGCACCGAAGAAGCCCTCACCGGCTACGCCGAGGCCAAGGAGCTGAAGCTGCGCAAGGTGATGCAGCCCTTGCGGGCGGCGATCACCGGCAGCCTGGCCACGCCGGGGATGTACGAGCTGTTGGAGATTCTGGGGAAAGAACGGGTGCTTGCGCGTCTGCGAAGAGTAATATGTACCATGGATGGAGAAAACGATGATCCTAAATGTTAA
- the ftsY gene encoding signal recognition particle-docking protein FtsY: MRWFDRLKQGLKKTSQTLTKAVPWGGDPEEVLEELEFALIAADVGLEATQEILGEVRESGKRDLREAVKQALVLQLEPDARRAKLRKLGFKPDAKKSTVEPKGHVVLMVGVNGVGKTTTIAKLGQYYKERGKRVLFAAGDTFRAAGGAQLELWGERTGIPVISAPEGSDPAALAFDAAKARAARGMDLLFVDTAGRLHTKHNLMEELKKVKRSIAKADPGEPGEVWLVLDATTGQNGLEQAKKFDEAVELSGVIVTKLDGTAKGGVLVPIVRELGVPIKFIGVGESAEDLQPFDAGEYVEALLSA, translated from the coding sequence ATGCGCTGGTTCGACCGACTGAAGCAGGGGCTCAAGAAGACGAGCCAGACCCTCACCAAGGCGGTGCCCTGGGGCGGCGATCCGGAGGAGGTGCTCGAAGAGCTCGAGTTCGCCCTCATCGCCGCCGACGTGGGCCTCGAGGCCACCCAGGAGATCCTGGGGGAAGTGCGCGAGAGCGGCAAGCGCGACCTGCGCGAAGCCGTCAAGCAGGCGCTGGTGCTGCAGCTCGAGCCCGACGCCCGCCGCGCCAAGCTGCGCAAGCTGGGCTTCAAGCCCGACGCCAAGAAGTCCACCGTCGAGCCCAAAGGGCACGTGGTGCTGATGGTCGGCGTCAACGGCGTGGGCAAGACCACCACGATCGCCAAGCTGGGGCAGTACTACAAGGAACGGGGCAAGCGCGTCCTCTTCGCCGCCGGCGACACCTTCCGCGCCGCCGGCGGGGCCCAGCTCGAGCTCTGGGGCGAGCGCACCGGCATCCCGGTGATCAGCGCCCCCGAGGGTTCCGACCCCGCGGCCCTGGCCTTCGACGCCGCCAAGGCCCGCGCCGCCCGCGGCATGGACCTGCTCTTCGTGGACACCGCAGGCCGCCTGCACACCAAGCACAACCTGATGGAGGAGCTCAAGAAGGTGAAGCGCTCCATCGCCAAGGCCGACCCGGGCGAGCCCGGCGAGGTCTGGCTGGTGCTCGACGCCACCACCGGGCAGAACGGGCTCGAGCAGGCCAAGAAGTTCGACGAGGCGGTCGAGCTCAGCGGCGTAATCGTCACCAAGCTCGACGGTACCGCAAAGGGCGGGGTGCTGGTGCCCATCGTCCGCGAGCTGGGGGTGCCGATCAAGTTCATCGGCGTGGGCGAAAGCGCCGAGGACCTGCAGCCCTTCGACGCCGGCGAGTACGTGGAGGCGCTGCTGAGCGCGTAG
- a CDS encoding disulfide oxidoreductase, with translation MSTRDRNTLLLAFAWLVAIAATAGSLYYSQIRHFIPCELCWYQRIFMYPLVLILGIATFYGDARIRRYALPMALVGGSISVLHYAEQKIPGFAPTSCAATPIPCNIEYVNYFGFVTIAFMALTAFVLIALALAAVREERP, from the coding sequence ATGAGCACGCGCGACCGCAACACGCTGCTGCTGGCCTTCGCCTGGCTGGTGGCCATCGCCGCCACCGCCGGAAGCCTGTACTACTCGCAGATCCGCCACTTCATCCCCTGCGAGCTCTGCTGGTACCAGCGCATCTTCATGTACCCGCTGGTGCTCATCCTGGGCATCGCCACCTTCTACGGCGACGCCCGGATCCGCCGCTACGCCCTGCCGATGGCGCTGGTGGGCGGCTCGATCAGCGTGCTCCACTACGCCGAGCAGAAGATCCCCGGCTTCGCCCCCACCAGCTGCGCCGCCACGCCGATTCCCTGCAACATCGAGTACGTCAACTACTTCGGCTTCGTCACCATCGCCTTCATGGCCCTCACGGCCTTCGTGCTCATCGCGCTGGCGCTCGCCGCCGTACGAGAAGAGCGCCCCTGA